ATAGAAAATCTGGATATTGCTTTGCACTTCTGGGGCTATTGAAATAGACTCATTTCTTGTTATCTGAGGGCGGAACTAACTGTACTTTATTccctttttcattttaacACACTGACTTTTGGGATATAGCAACCATTGATAATTCGGATCTGATAATATCCTGGTGTAACCTAAACAAATTCAATAGCTCTCGTGAGACTTGAGATATATTCATTAATCTAATAATTAGCTGAGGAACAATGggtaaaagaaagaagtcaTCTAGAGGTCCAGCCAAGAAAGTGGTCCAGAGGTTGGATACGGCGTTCAATTGTCTATTTTGTAACCACGAGCGCTCTGTGAGTGTAACGAtggataaaaaaaataatattggGTCACTACATTGTAAAATTTGTGGGCAGTCGTTCCAAACACGTATTAACGGACTTTCGCAACCAGTTGATGTTTATAGTGATTGGTTCGACGCTGTAGAAGAGGTCAATGAGGGAAGACATAGTGAgtcagaagatgaaaataGTGACAGTGACTACGAGAGTGATTCCGATGCTGAACCCAAAACCAATCGCAGAAAGCCTGTTGGAATATattctgatgaagaatctGACGAAGAAGTTTCCAAGGCGTCTGGTACGAGAAACAACGATGAGGATGGTGAGGATTCTGGGGACGACGAAGGTGATGAggatgacgacgacgacgatgacgacgGGAGAATATCGAGTAAAAGGGGGAGAGCAGCATGGATGGACAGTGACGACGAATGATTTAGATAACTTGACACGTTAGTCAGGAGGACAGCTGTAGTGACATATCTATACTCGTATCTACAACCATTGTATCTACATAACAAAACGCATTTATTATACTGCACAGAAACAAGACTGTTGATCGTATCTAGCTTGCCAAAGGATTCATGCAGTTGCTTTTTGCACCTATGAATTAATCCTCCATTTCCTTACAACGCGAAGAGTAATATACACGACAACAATTACTGTCTAAGTTATTGAATTTTGTGTCAGTATAACATAtataatgatgatataaatataatagtAAATCTTTagatattatttttgaCTTTTGCTGGTaaaatcttttctttgaatgtGCATTAAGGGTTTGAGAATATGATCCTGTAAATAATGAATGGAAAAATTGCAGCGACCGCTAGTGAAAGCAGATCGCCTCAGAGAGAAATAATGGTTTGAAATTTCAGTTGCATTAATGCATTTTCATTAATGTTGGaacaattcttccttcaatGGAATTCccaattcttctctgaCATCCTTCAATTCGTCCAAGTAAGCCTTGTATTGCTCTTCGTTTTCGACTTTGTATTTCAAGGCTTCGAAGACTCTGATGGCAGTTGGCAAGTCGTTGACCTTTCTAGCAGCTCTCAAAGCCTTTTCGATAAcagctggagctggaaCCAAATCGTAAGAGAAACAGTTGTTCAACACTCTTTGGACTTCGAACAAATCGTAAGCTTCTTCGAATTCCTTTTCGTATCTGGCAGTGAACTCCTCaaaggtttcttcttcgtgaGCAGAGTAGTTTCTGACAGCAACGAATTGAGATGGCAACTGAGCCATTCttggagcagcagcagcagatcTTAGCATGACTGGAGCAACAGTTCTAGCTGGCATAGCAGCTCTCAACAAACTTCTGGAAaacatctttcttgattAGTGAATGGTTGTTATTTATTCTTAGGGTTTCACAACTAGTTTCCTTTGCGTAAAAACGAAGTACAAGAAACACCGGCTTTTCAAATACTAATAGTTCTAAACTTAAAGGATAAATGTGTGTAGCTATCACAAGTTAACAATTTGTTAAAACTTTAGCTGTGAACTATTaactttcattttttcaaatttcaACTTTTTCCGATAGATATACTCGAATTCTATTTGATAGAAAGtgttcaaacaaaaaaaaaaaaaaaaaaaaaaaaaaaaaagtggtatcaagaaaaatcatACAACTTATTATGCATGAAATGAAGTCCTACTACATATCCTACCACATAAATGGGGTGGGAC
This genomic interval from Kluyveromyces marxianus DMKU3-1042 DNA, complete genome, chromosome 4 contains the following:
- the ELF1 gene encoding Elf1p encodes the protein MGKRKKSSRGPAKKVVQRLDTAFNCLFCNHERSVSVTMDKKNNIGSLHCKICGQSFQTRINGLSQPVDVYSDWFDAVEEVNEGRHSESEDENSDSDYESDSDAEPKTNRRKPVGIYSDEESDEEVSKASGTRNNDEDGEDSGDDEGDEDDDDDDDDGRISSKRGRAAWMDSDDE
- the COX6 gene encoding cytochrome c oxidase subunit VI, which produces MFSRSLLRAAMPARTVAPVMLRSAAAAPRMAQLPSQFVAVRNYSAHEEETFEEFTARYEKEFEEAYDLFEVQRVLNNCFSYDLVPAPAVIEKALRAARKVNDLPTAIRVFEALKYKVENEEQYKAYLDELKDVREELGIPLKEELFQH